A genomic region of Carassius carassius chromosome 13, fCarCar2.1, whole genome shotgun sequence contains the following coding sequences:
- the p2ry1 gene encoding P2Y purinoceptor 1, with translation MTEFSNLTSLMNNVSEFSNHTASCSLTKTGFQFYYLPIVYIMVFLTGFIGNSLAIWMFVCHMRPWSSISVYMFNLALADFCYVLSLPFLIFYYFNKTDWIFGDVLCRLQRFIFHVNLYGSILFLTCISMHRYSGVVHPLKSLGRLKKKNAVRTVAFVWFIVVVGISPILYYSRTGPKKGLTTCYDTTTEDELPGYFIYSMCMTVFGFCIPFIIIFSCYGGIVKALICNDMDNAPLRRKSIYLVIIVLTVFAVSYLPFHVMKNLNMRARLYFQSPDMCAFNDRVYATYQVTRGLASLNSCVDPVLYFLAGDTFRRRLSRATKKSTRKGDHPVQSKSEETALNSQPECVQNGDNRD, from the coding sequence ATGACGGAGTTCAGTAACCTGACGTCGCTCATGAATAACGTGAGCGAGTTCTCCAATCACACGGCGAGCTGCTCGTTAACCAAGACTGGCTTTCAGTTTTACTATCTCCCCATCGTctacatcatggtcttcctcacaGGCTTCATCGGAAACAGTTTGGCCATATGGATGTTCGTGTGCCACATGAGGCCCTGGAGCAGCATCTCCGTCTACATGTTCAACCTGGCGCTGGCCGACTTCTGTTACGTGCTCTCGCTGCCGTTCCTCATCTTCTACTACTTCAACAAAACAGACTGGATTTTTGGAGACGTCTTATGCAGACTCCAGAGGTTCATCTTCCATGTGAATCTCTACGGAAGCATCCTGTTCCTCACGTGCATCAGCATGCACAGATACTCCGGCGTCGTGCATCCGCTCAAGTCGCTCGGGAGGCTGAAAAAGAAGAACGCGGTTCGCACCGTCGCGTTCGTCTGGTTCATAGTGGTGGTGGGCATCTCTCCCATCCTTTACTACTCACGAACCGGCCCTAAGAAGGGGTTAACGACGTGCTACGACACCACGACCGAAGACGAGCTGCCTGGATACTTCATCTACAGCATGTGCATGACGGTGTTCGGCTTCTGCATCCcgttcatcatcatcttcagctgCTACGGCGGCATCGTCAAAGCCCTCATCTGCAACGACATGGACAACGCACCGCTGAGGAGAAAGTCCATATACCTGGTCATCATCGTGCTCACGGTGTTCGCCGTCTCCTACCTGCCCTTCCACGTGATGAAGAACCTGAACATGCGAGCGAGACTGTACTTCCAGAGCCCAGACATGTGTGCCTTTAATGACCGTGTGTATGCCACCTACCAGGTGACCCGCGGCCTGGCCAGCCTCAACAGCTGCGTCGACCCGGTCCTGTACTTTCTGGCCGGAGACACGTTCAGACGCAGGCTGTCCAGAGCCACCAAGAAGTCCACCAGGAAGGGAGATCACCCCGTGCAGTCCAAGAGCGAGGAGACGGCGCTCAACAGCCAGCCGGAGTGTGTCCAGAACGGGGACAACCGGGACTGA
- the LOC132155488 gene encoding galectin-4-like, producing the protein MNDIVTESTENGFESEEISKNLPYVAPISGGLREGMALYLQGVVPTNADAFEINFKTGQSSNDDIAFHFNPRMDRKVAMNSLINGSWGTEESVSDNPFKKGESFEMFTVMKSEGYQVYVNGKELYTFKHRIPLEKVSTLNFMGDVAVKLSGFIQVGHCFFS; encoded by the exons ATGAATGATATTGTCACAGAATCCACTGAGAATGGCTTTGAGAGCGAAGAGATTTCTAAA AACCTTCCTTATGTGGCCCCAATATCAGGAGGACTGAGAGAAGGCATGGCCTTGTACTTACAGGGAGTGGTTCCCACCAATGCTGATGC ATTTGAAATCAATTTCAAGACTGGGCAGTCCAGCAATGATGACATTGCTTTCCACTTCAACCCACGAATGGACCGGAAGGTGGCAATGAACAGTCTAATAAATGGAAGTTGGGGAACTGAGGAAAGTGTCTCTGACAACCCCTTTAAAAAGGGAGAATCATTTGAGATGTTTACTGTTATGAAATCTGAAGGATATCAG GTTTATGTTAATGGTAAAGAGCTGTACACATTCAAGCATCGTATACCACTGGAAAAAGTGTCAACATTAAATTTCATGGGTGATGTTGCTGTGAAACTTTCTGGTTTCATACAAGTAGGTCACTGTTTCTTCAGCTAA
- the LOC132155490 gene encoding galectin-4-like: MNDTVTESNENGFEAEKISKNLPYVAPISGGLREGMALYLQGVVPKNADAFEINFKTGQSSNDDIAFHFNPRMDQKVTMNSLINGSWGTEESVSDNPFKKGESFEMFTVMKSEGYQVYVNGKELYTFKHRMPLEKVSTLNFRGDVAVNLSGFIQKLPYVAPIPGGLREGMALCIQGVVPTNADRFEINFKSGQSSNDDIAFQFNPRMDQKVAMNSLIKGSWGTEESVSDNPFKKGESFEMFTVMKSEGYQVYVNGKELYTFKHRIPLEKVSTLNFSGDVAVNLSGFIQNLPYVAPISGGLREGMALYLQGVVPKNADA; encoded by the exons ATGAATGATACTGTCACAGAATCCAATGAGAATGGCTTTGAGGCAGAAAAGATTTCTAAA AACCTTCCTTATGTGGCCCCAATATCAGGAGGACTGAGAGAAGGCATGGCCTTGTACTTACAGGGAGTGGTTCCCAAGAATGCTGATGC ATTTGAAATCAATTTCAAGACTGGGCAGTCCAGCAATGATGACATTGCTTTCCACTTCAACCCACGAATGGACCAGAAGGTGACCATGAACAGTCTAATAAATGGAAGTTGGGGAACTGAGGAAAGTGTCTCTGACAACCCCTTTAAAAAGGGAGAATCATTTGAGATGTTTACTGTTATGAAATCTGAAGGATATCAG GTTTATGTTAATGGTAAAGAGCTGTACACATTCAAGCATCGTATGCCACTGGAAAAAGTGTCAACATTAAATTTCAGAGGTGATGTTGCTGTGAATCTTTCTGGCTTCATACAA AAGCTTCCTTATGTGGCCCCAATACCAGGTGGACTGAGAGAAGGCATGGCCTTGTGCATACAGGGAGTTGTTCCCACTAATGCTGATCG ATTTGAAATCAATTTCAAGAGTGGGCAGTCCAGCAATGATGACATTGCTTTCCAATTCAACCCTCGAATGGACCAGAAGGTGGCCATGAACAGTCTAATAAAAGGAAGTTGGGGAACTGAGGAAAGTGTCTCTGACAACCCCTTTAAAAAGGGAGAATCATTTGAGATGTTTACTGTTATGAAATCTGAAGGATATCAG GTTTATGTGAATGGTAAAGAGCTGTACACATTCAAGCACCGTATACCACTGGAAAAAGTGTCAACATTAAATTTCAGTGGTGATGTTGCTGTGAACCTTTCTGGCTTCATACAA AACCTTCCTTATGTGGCCCCAATATCAGGAGGACTGAGAGAAGGCATGGCCTTGTACTTACAGGGAGTGGTTCCCAAGAATGCTGATGCGTAA